The sequence AAGCGGTTCCCCTGCAGGTGGTCGTACTTGACCTCGCAGACCCGCTCGACGCGCAGCGGCTCCCACGAAAGGTCCTTGCCCGCGCTCCATCGGCTCTGGGCCCCGGGCACTCGATGGTGGCCGTCCTGCGTCTCCGCCCATTGGCGCCAGGGGTGAGAGGCAAGCGCATCTCGGCGGAGCGGCTCGAGCTCCCGGACGAGGCGGCGGCGGGCTTCCATCGAGAACGATGAGGTCACGCCGACGTGGTGGAGCATGCCCGCGTCGTCGTAAAGACCCAGGAGGAGCGAGCCCAAGAGCGTTCCCGGGCCCTGCTTGTGCCAGCGAAAGCCAGCCACCACGCAGTCCGCCGTCCGCGCGTGCTTGACCTTCACCATCGCGCGCTTGCCGGGCTGATAGGTCGTACTCTCGTGCTTGGCCATGACGCCGTCCAAACCGGCGCCCTCGAAGCGATGGAACCACTCTGCGGCAACCGCGCGCTCACGCCGACACGGAGTTAGATGGACGCCGAGGGCCGGGTTCGTGAGCGCCTGTTCCAGGCGCTCACGACGGTCGGCCTGGGGGAGGGAGCGGAGGTCGCGCTCGCCCTCCGCCAGTAGGTCGAAAGCCACGAAGGAGGCCGGGGTCTCGGCGGCGAGCTTCTTGATTCGTGAAGCGGCCGGATGGAGGCGCATTTGCAGGGCGTCGAAATCAAGCCCATGCGGGCCGACGATCACAATCTCGCCGTCCAGCAC comes from Vicinamibacteria bacterium and encodes:
- a CDS encoding ATP-dependent DNA ligase, which encodes MIEPPIEPMLAKLATELPEGEGWLFEPKWDGFRALVFRDRDRFYLQSRDLKPLLRYFPELEGLLRASIPERCVLDGEIVIVGPHGLDFDALQMRLHPAASRIKKLAAETPASFVAFDLLAEGERDLRSLPQADRRERLEQALTNPALGVHLTPCRRERAVAAEWFHRFEGAGLDGVMAKHESTTYQPGKRAMVKVKHARTADCVVAGFRWHKQGPGTLLGSLLLGLYDDAGMLHHVGVTSSFSMEARRRLVRELEPLRRDALASHPWRQWAETQDGHHRVPGAQSRWSAGKDLSWEPLRVERVCEVKYDHLQGNRFRHAAVFLRWRADKRPADCSYAQLEVTPPAELAAVFRTPD